One window of the Trifolium pratense cultivar HEN17-A07 linkage group LG2, ARS_RC_1.1, whole genome shotgun sequence genome contains the following:
- the LOC123908957 gene encoding uncharacterized membrane protein At3g27390-like, with the protein MDSSAGLVTKLWSFISFLPFFFLLFILGIIKGALIGPIAFALLAVGNSAVIIGLWTAHVIWTYYCVARTKRFGLVFKVVVLICLPVPLLLWPVVGIVGSFLGGIGYGFFAPLLATFEAVGENVEDKFHHCFIDGCWSTIETSCTVVQDVTDFCFHSYFSYMDELRENLNPEDKPFDIRLSQLPCCLLVILVGVPFDMVLITSIAIWKSPYMLFRGWKRLLEDLIGRKGPFLETECVPFAGLAIILWPLAVLGAVLAATIVSPFLGLYSGVVVHQEESLQMGFAYIVSVVSLFDEYVNDLLYLREGSCLPRPVYHRNTRHVHEKKNHEGSDHNLKNQRDGSQNSKHTLQQSRSMKWKIHHYKPVQVWDWLFKSCEVNGRIVLRDGLISVKEIEECISKGNCKKLSLKLPAWSLLHCLLTSAKSNSDGLVITDDVALTRMNGPKDKVFEWFIGPLLIMKEQLKNLELKESEETCLKELVMRCKNDIPEDWDSTGFPSTDNVRRAQLQAIIRRLQGIVASMSRMPTFRRRFRNLVKVLYIEALQASASAKEGINIAEP; encoded by the exons ATGGATTCATCTGCAGGTTTAGTGACCAAATTATGGAGCTTTATTTCTTTCCTCCcattcttcttcttgctctttATACTTGGTATCATTAAAG GTGCATTGATAGGTCCAATTGCATTTGCCCTTTTAGCTGTTGGAAATTCAGCTGTTATCATTGGACTTTGGACTGCACATGTTATATGGACATACTATTGTGTGGCAAG AACAAAGAGGTTTGGACTTGTCTTCAAAGTTGTGGTGCTGATATGTTTGCCTGTTCCTTTGTTACTTTGGCCAGTAGTTGGTATTGTTGGTAGCTTTTTAGGTGGAATTGGATATGGCTTTTTTGCTCCTCTTCTTGCAACTTTTGAGGCTGTTGGGGAGAATGTTGAAGACAAATTTCACCATTGCTTCATT GATGGTTGTTGGTCAACAATTGAAACAAGCTGCACAGTGGTTCAAGATGTCACAGACTTTTGCTTTCACTCATATTTTTCATACATGGATGAACTAAGAGAAAATTTAAACCCTGAAGATAAGCCATTTGATATCAG ATTGTCACAATTACCATGTTGCTTGTTGGTGATCTTGGTTGGAGTGCCCTTTGATATGGTTTTAATCACATCTATTGCTATATGGAAGAGCCCTTACATGCTGTTTAGAGGATGGAAGAGACTGTTAGAAGATTTGATTGGAAGAAAGGGACCTTTCCTAGAAACTGAATGTGTCCCATTTGCCGGCCTTGCCATCATCCTCTGGCCTTTGGCTGTTCTAGGAGCTGTATTAGCAGCTACTATTGTCAGCCCTTTTCTTGGCCTATACAGTGGAGTTGTTGTCCATCAG gaggAGTCATTACAAATGGGGTTTGCCTACATTGTGTCTGTGGTTTCACTTTTCGATGAATATGTGAATGATTTACTCTACTTGAGAGAGGGATCCTGCCTTCCCAG GCCAGTATATCATAGAAATACGAGGCATGTGCATGAGAAGAAAAACCATGAAGGAAGTGATCATAATTTGAAAAATCAGAGGGATGGTtcacaaaattcaaaacataCCTTACAACAATCCAGAAGTATGAAGTGGAAAATTCATCACTACAAACCTGTGCAG GTATGGGACTGGCTTTTCAAGTCATGTGAGGTAAATGGCCGCATAGTCCTGCGTGATGGTCTGATAAGCGTGAAAGAAATTGAGGAATGCATTAGCAAAGGCAATTGCAAAAAATTAAGCCTCAAGTTACCGGCTTGGTCCTTGCTCCACTGTCTTCTAACTTCAGCAAAATCAAATTCAGATGGATTGGTTATAA CTGATGATGTAGCATTGACAAGGATGAATGGACCAAAGGATAAAGTGTTTGAATGGTTTATTGGACCTTTACTGATCATGAAAGAGCAGCTTAAGAACCTTGAGCTGAAAGAAAGTGAAGAAACTTGTTTGAAAGAACTTGTTATGAGATGCAAAAATGATATACCAGAGGATTGGGATAGCACTGGATTCCCATCTACTGACAATGTTAGAAGAGCACAGTTGCAAGCCATAATTAGAAG GTTGCAGGGGATTGTGGCTTCCATGTCCCGGATGCCAACTTTTCGACGTAGATTTAGGAATCTAGTCAAGGTTTTGTATATAGAAGCATTGCAGGCCAGTGCTTCTGCTAAAGAAGGCATAAATATTGCTGAACCTTAG
- the LOC123909655 gene encoding uncharacterized protein LOC123909655, which produces MQATPLSQRTSEEPLPTKTAQSTVTCIYQASIANQWRNIYVLWCKSLINHTLNLKIDSIRGEQFLHSIKIEVKPWFHWNKKGCKSFEVDGNHIDVYWDLRSAKFAGGCPEPSSDYYVTLVCDDEVILLLGDYKKKAYKRMKMKPTLVEATLLVKRENVFAKKSFSIKAKFDEKRKESDIVVESSTVGNKDPEMWISIDGIVLIHVKNLQWKFRGNQTVMVNKQPVQVFYDVHDWLFSVSGSGPGPGVFIFKPGPTEVEIDDKGVEGCESDDGSATSGYYSTKSYTPFESSLVLCAYKLE; this is translated from the coding sequence ATGCAAGCTACACCGTTATCACAGAGAACATCAGAAGAACCATTACCAACAAAAACAGCACAAAGCACAGTCACATGCATCTACCAAGCCAGCATTGCAAACCAATGGAGAAACATATATGTCTTATGGTGCAAAAGTCTCATTAACCACACATTAAACCTCAAAATCGATAGCATAAGAGGCGAACAGTTTCTTCACAGTATCAAAATTGAAGTTAAACCATGGTTTCATTGGAACAAAAAAGGTTGCAAGTCATTCGAAGTTGACGGTAATCATATCGATGTCTATTGGGATCTACGATCGGCTAAATTCGCTGGTGGTTGTCCTGAGCCTTCTAGCGATTACTATGTCACGTTAGTTTGCGATGACGAGGTTATTTTGTTGTTGGGTGATTACAAGAAAAAGGCTTATaagagaatgaaaatgaaaccaaCACTTGTTGAAGCTACATTATTGGTTAAAAGAGAGAATGTTTTTGCAAAGAAAAGTTTTTCAATAAAGGCTAAATTTGATGAGAAGAGAAAAGAGAGTGATATTGTTGTTGAAAGTTCAACTGTTGGTAATAAAGATCCTGAAATGTGGATTAGTATTGATGGAATTGTTTTGATTCATGTTAAGAATTTGCAGTGGAAATTTAGAGGGAATCAAACTGTTATGGTTAATAAACAACCTGTGCAAGTGTTTTATGATGTTCATGATTGGTTGTTTAGTGTTTCTGGATCTGGGCCTGGGCCTGGTGTTTTTATCTTCAAACCTGGGCCCACTGAAGTTGAGATTGATGATAAAGGTGTTGAAGGTTGTGAAAGTGATGATGGTAGTGCTACTAGTGGTTATTACTCAACTAAAAGTTATACTCCTTTTGAGTCTTCCCTTGTACTTTGTGCCTATAAACTTGAGTAA